Proteins encoded by one window of Pyrinomonadaceae bacterium:
- a CDS encoding biotin transporter BioY: MSTSIAKSETLLEVALAPFDIVRQVGLVIGFSLLTALSAQIVIPIGPVPVTGQTFAVLLTGALLGSRLGAMAMIAYLIEGASGLPFFYGGGAGLAHLFGPTGGYLLSFPAAAFITGAFAEQGWDRKYLTSVAAMFVGSLVIMLCGWLWFSYLTKTSPLVAFQFTVLKFIPGDIIKIALAAAVLPTGWKLVGKKR, from the coding sequence ATGAGCACATCAATAGCAAAAAGTGAGACTCTTTTAGAAGTTGCCCTCGCGCCGTTCGATATCGTCCGTCAGGTCGGATTGGTAATCGGATTCAGTCTGCTGACGGCGCTGTCTGCTCAGATCGTCATTCCAATCGGCCCGGTGCCAGTTACCGGACAAACCTTCGCGGTGCTTCTGACCGGTGCCTTGTTGGGTTCGCGTCTGGGTGCGATGGCAATGATTGCTTATTTGATTGAAGGTGCGAGTGGTTTGCCGTTCTTCTACGGCGGCGGCGCTGGATTAGCCCATCTGTTCGGACCCACGGGCGGTTATCTGCTGTCGTTCCCCGCGGCGGCGTTCATTACCGGTGCGTTCGCTGAGCAAGGTTGGGATAGAAAGTATTTGACTTCGGTCGCCGCGATGTTCGTGGGCTCGCTGGTGATCATGCTCTGCGGCTGGCTCTGGTTTTCGTACTTGACCAAAACTTCGCCGCTCGTCGCTTTTCAGTTCACCGTCCTGAAGTTCATTCCGGGCGACATCATCAAGATCGCGCTCGCCGCAGCAGTGTTACCTACCGGCTGGAAACTGGTGGGTAAGAAACGCTAG
- a CDS encoding GNAT family N-acetyltransferase: protein MQIIQAHTTEHTQQARGLFREYEAWLGLDLCFQNFEKELAELPGAYAPPSGRLLLAYENDQLVGCVALRKLSDGVCEMKRLFLRPQFHGKGRGRELAERIVDEARDAGYERMRLDTLPEQMGKAIALYRSLGFKEIEAYYTNPVSGALFMELVL, encoded by the coding sequence ATGCAGATCATTCAAGCCCACACAACGGAACACACTCAACAGGCGCGCGGACTCTTCCGTGAGTATGAAGCCTGGCTCGGTCTCGATCTGTGCTTTCAGAATTTCGAGAAAGAATTAGCGGAACTGCCGGGAGCCTATGCGCCTCCAAGCGGACGGTTGCTGCTGGCATACGAGAATGATCAGTTGGTCGGCTGTGTCGCGTTGCGCAAACTGAGCGACGGGGTTTGCGAGATGAAGCGCCTTTTTCTACGTCCACAGTTTCACGGCAAAGGCCGCGGCCGAGAACTTGCGGAACGGATCGTTGACGAGGCTCGCGACGCAGGCTATGAACGAATGCGGCTCGACACACTTCCCGAGCAGATGGGGAAAGCGATCGCGCTTTATCGCTCGCTCGGCTTCAAAGAGATCGAGGCGTATTACACCAACCCGGTCTCAGGAGCATTGTTTATGGAATTAGTGTTATGA
- a CDS encoding iron-sulfur cluster assembly accessory protein yields the protein MSANPAITTSPAPAAPGAPSVNLNVTEPAAVEIKKFMASEEGLPETAGLRVRVVPGGCSGFQYSLNIEEASRQGDFVLDEKGVRLFVDMFSAQYLNGVQIDYVTNVMGAGFTFTNPNATGSCGCGSSFTA from the coding sequence ATGTCAGCTAATCCAGCAATAACGACTTCTCCAGCCCCCGCGGCGCCGGGAGCACCGTCGGTGAACTTGAACGTCACCGAACCGGCAGCAGTGGAAATTAAGAAGTTTATGGCGAGTGAAGAAGGCCTACCGGAAACCGCCGGCCTGCGCGTACGTGTCGTGCCGGGTGGCTGCTCGGGATTTCAATACAGTTTGAATATCGAAGAGGCTTCGCGCCAGGGCGACTTTGTGCTCGACGAAAAAGGCGTGCGCCTGTTCGTCGATATGTTCAGCGCGCAATACCTGAACGGCGTCCAGATCGATTACGTCACAAACGTGATGGGTGCAGGCTTCACGTTCACTAATCCGAACGCGACCGGAAGCTGCGGCTGCGGATCTTCGTTCACCGCGTAG
- a CDS encoding Mrp/NBP35 family ATP-binding protein, with amino-acid sequence MSPFDKSLAASHNRRMSQLNENVVLNALRQIIDPDLHKDIVTLGFIKDLIINNGDVSFRIVLTTPACPVKSEMENAARELVTAIEGVRSVTVTMDAEVPKGRGLGDKVSVPGVKNIVAVSSGKGGVGKSTVAVNLAVALALDGAKVGLMDADVYGPNVPIMLGVANARPEVEVNKLIPVEAYGIKLISMAVLQPGDKPLIVRGPILHGLVKQFLSDVKWGELDYLIVDMPPGTGDVQLSLAQLVPVQGAVLVTTPQEVALIDVRRALRMFETVAVPVLGVVENMSYFIAPDTGTRYNIFGEGGGGKLAAQYGVPFLGSVPMGIEVREGGDKGVPVVVGQPDSPQAQAFRKVAEEVARQVSIEAMKPELVVLKKSQ; translated from the coding sequence GTGTCACCGTTCGACAAATCACTCGCCGCTTCGCATAATCGACGCATGTCTCAGTTGAATGAAAACGTGGTGCTTAATGCGCTGCGGCAGATCATAGATCCCGATCTGCACAAAGATATCGTCACACTTGGCTTTATCAAGGATCTGATTATCAACAACGGCGATGTTTCGTTTCGCATCGTGCTGACAACGCCGGCATGCCCCGTAAAAAGCGAAATGGAGAACGCCGCGCGTGAATTGGTTACGGCAATCGAAGGGGTTCGGTCGGTAACCGTAACCATGGACGCCGAAGTGCCGAAAGGCCGCGGCCTCGGCGACAAGGTTTCGGTACCCGGCGTGAAGAACATCGTCGCCGTGTCATCCGGTAAGGGCGGCGTCGGTAAATCGACGGTCGCCGTGAATCTTGCCGTTGCGCTCGCTCTCGACGGCGCGAAAGTCGGCTTGATGGATGCGGATGTGTATGGCCCTAACGTGCCGATCATGCTCGGCGTCGCGAACGCGCGGCCGGAAGTTGAAGTCAACAAACTCATTCCCGTCGAAGCTTACGGCATAAAGCTCATCTCGATGGCGGTGCTGCAGCCGGGCGACAAGCCTCTGATTGTCCGGGGCCCAATTCTGCACGGATTGGTGAAGCAGTTTCTTTCGGATGTGAAGTGGGGCGAACTCGATTACTTAATCGTTGATATGCCGCCCGGCACTGGTGACGTCCAACTAAGTCTCGCTCAACTCGTTCCCGTCCAGGGCGCGGTGCTGGTCACTACGCCGCAGGAAGTCGCACTCATCGATGTGCGGCGCGCGCTGCGGATGTTTGAAACCGTGGCCGTACCCGTGCTCGGTGTGGTTGAGAATATGAGTTACTTCATCGCGCCGGACACGGGTACACGCTACAACATTTTCGGTGAAGGCGGCGGTGGAAAGTTGGCCGCCCAGTACGGCGTGCCATTCCTGGGTTCGGTGCCGATGGGCATTGAAGTCCGCGAAGGCGGGGACAAGGGCGTGCCCGTGGTTGTGGGTCAGCCGGACTCGCCGCAAGCTCAGGCTTTTCGCAAAGTTGCTGAAGAAGTGGCCCGGCAAGTCTCGATCGAGGCGATGAAACCCGAGCTTGTTGTTTTGAAAAAATCTCAGTAG
- a CDS encoding aminotransferase class V-fold PLP-dependent enzyme, giving the protein MIYLDNNATTQVAPEVFAAMQPFLTSHYGNPSSGHALGRESRAAVEQARKQVAALIGARNPNEIAFTSCGSESNNWAIGGFLEQNPTRRHIITTRVEHEAVRKLCEHLTGIGSEVSWLEVDEQGSLNPEDLRKALRRDTGIVSIMLANNETGVLFPIEEIGRIVREHSDAVFHVDGVQAVGKIPITLRDWEVDLFSIAGHKFYAPKGIGALYIREGLKLPPFIIGGGQEAGRRSGTEAVPNIVALGRASRLAQEFTGHEQIRALRDRLESTILNTIPGTTVNGATAPDKKLPNTTNISFEGVLGPDVVSMLDAAGICVSTGSACHSDSTDASAVLSAMRIPTLRALGSIRFSLGRYTTDGDIDQTLEFLPEIIEHLRNETRSAPAS; this is encoded by the coding sequence ATGATTTATCTCGACAACAACGCCACCACGCAGGTGGCGCCGGAAGTGTTCGCGGCGATGCAACCCTTCCTGACTTCGCACTACGGCAATCCGTCTTCGGGGCACGCGCTCGGGCGCGAGTCGCGCGCGGCGGTGGAACAGGCGCGGAAGCAAGTTGCGGCTTTAATTGGCGCTCGCAACCCTAACGAGATTGCCTTCACCTCCTGCGGCTCTGAATCGAACAACTGGGCGATCGGAGGATTTCTCGAGCAGAATCCGACCCGTCGTCACATCATTACGACGCGCGTTGAGCATGAAGCCGTACGTAAGCTTTGCGAGCATCTCACCGGAATTGGTAGCGAAGTTAGCTGGCTGGAAGTCGACGAACAGGGCTCGCTGAATCCTGAAGATCTGCGAAAAGCTTTGCGACGCGATACGGGCATCGTTTCGATCATGCTGGCGAACAACGAGACGGGCGTTCTGTTTCCGATTGAAGAGATCGGACGCATCGTTCGCGAGCATTCTGACGCGGTATTCCACGTTGACGGCGTCCAGGCTGTCGGCAAGATTCCAATTACACTTCGCGATTGGGAAGTGGACCTGTTTTCAATTGCAGGTCACAAGTTTTATGCGCCAAAAGGCATCGGCGCACTCTACATTCGCGAAGGCTTAAAGCTGCCGCCCTTCATCATTGGTGGCGGACAGGAAGCGGGAAGGCGTTCTGGTACAGAAGCGGTGCCGAACATTGTCGCGCTCGGCCGCGCCAGCAGGTTGGCCCAGGAATTTACGGGTCACGAACAAATCAGGGCGCTGCGGGATCGGTTGGAAAGCACGATACTCAACACGATTCCGGGCACGACCGTAAACGGCGCTACTGCACCGGACAAAAAATTGCCCAACACGACCAATATTTCGTTCGAAGGCGTTCTCGGCCCGGACGTCGTTTCAATGCTGGACGCCGCGGGCATCTGTGTTTCAACCGGTTCAGCTTGTCATTCAGACTCCACTGACGCGTCTGCCGTGCTTAGCGCGATGAGGATTCCGACATTGCGAGCTCTTGGATCAATTCGCTTTTCGCTGGGGCGCTACACTACTGACGGCGACATCGATCAAACCCTCGAATTCCTCCCCGAAATCATTGAACATCTGCGAAATGAAACTCGATCCGCCCCAGCCAGTTAA
- a CDS encoding SpoIIE family protein phosphatase, giving the protein MSAAIQATNPDLRTELLDWRMRLEETAKTANGDFQLNGLLREVQSAIENLNRTESYGVCRVCHDLIGQAAMTADPLARFCLSCLTPHQLEELERDLDRAWLIQGESLPKQNLKFNGWEVAHYYQPAGLVGGDYCDLIVTDAGELYFMIGDVSGKGIAASFLMSRLHAIFRSLINTGLSVTALVERANGVFADTTMRPYYATLVCGKASADGTIEICNAGHCAPLHLHDGRVTPIPATGLPLGMFCNQTYSATTIDAVKGDRLVLYTDGLSETRNHDEEEYGKDRLQMMLNEFHEHPTDSLLTRVVDDARKFAEGLPITDDLTLMAIELTGH; this is encoded by the coding sequence ATGAGCGCCGCCATTCAAGCCACCAATCCCGACCTTCGAACCGAACTTCTGGACTGGCGTATGCGCCTGGAAGAGACCGCCAAAACCGCAAATGGAGATTTTCAATTGAATGGACTGCTACGCGAAGTTCAGTCGGCGATTGAAAATCTGAACCGCACTGAATCTTACGGCGTCTGCCGGGTCTGTCACGATTTGATCGGACAGGCCGCGATGACGGCGGACCCATTGGCGCGATTCTGTCTGAGCTGTCTGACGCCGCACCAATTGGAAGAGCTCGAACGGGACCTCGATCGCGCGTGGCTGATTCAGGGCGAATCCCTGCCAAAGCAGAACCTGAAGTTCAACGGCTGGGAAGTCGCCCATTATTATCAACCGGCAGGGCTCGTCGGCGGCGACTACTGTGATCTGATCGTAACTGACGCGGGCGAACTCTATTTCATGATCGGCGACGTGTCCGGCAAAGGAATCGCCGCGTCGTTTTTGATGAGCCGTCTGCACGCAATCTTTCGCAGCTTAATCAACACGGGTCTGTCGGTGACCGCACTGGTCGAGCGCGCCAATGGAGTATTCGCCGACACAACCATGCGGCCCTACTATGCGACGTTGGTTTGCGGCAAAGCATCCGCGGACGGCACGATCGAGATTTGTAACGCCGGCCACTGCGCTCCGCTGCATCTTCACGACGGTAGGGTCACGCCGATTCCGGCGACCGGATTGCCGCTCGGCATGTTCTGCAACCAAACGTATTCCGCCACCACGATTGATGCGGTGAAGGGCGACCGGTTAGTGCTCTACACCGATGGACTCTCTGAAACTCGAAATCATGATGAGGAGGAGTACGGCAAGGACCGGTTGCAAATGATGCTCAACGAGTTTCACGAACATCCGACAGACTCGCTCCTGACGCGGGTGGTTGATGATGCGCGAAAATTCGCGGAAGGGCTGCCCATCACAGACGATCTGACTTTGATGGCTATTGAACTGACCGGCCATTGA
- a CDS encoding CBS domain-containing protein produces the protein MLEDQKTEEHDLRKGGSRDRQLPKARDQRVSVLQTSDYVAVSPFTPLSQAIEAMKSDEGGCVVVSDDGRVAGIFTERDLLTKVIGQQVDLNSPISQWMHPKVEILSPDATVGEAVKMMNEKGFRNIPLVKKGELIGLISVFDIITYLAECYPKATMNLPPLPAQVMDTVEGG, from the coding sequence ATGCTGGAAGATCAAAAAACAGAAGAACACGATCTGCGTAAAGGCGGGTCGCGGGACCGTCAACTTCCCAAGGCGCGCGACCAGCGAGTGAGCGTGCTGCAAACGTCCGACTACGTCGCGGTCTCTCCCTTCACTCCCCTGTCTCAGGCGATCGAAGCCATGAAAAGCGACGAAGGCGGTTGCGTAGTTGTTTCCGACGATGGGCGCGTAGCCGGAATCTTTACTGAGCGCGACTTGCTGACAAAAGTCATCGGCCAACAAGTTGATTTGAATTCACCGATTTCGCAGTGGATGCATCCCAAGGTCGAGATCCTTTCGCCGGATGCAACGGTGGGCGAGGCGGTGAAGATGATGAACGAAAAGGGCTTTCGGAACATCCCACTGGTCAAGAAAGGCGAGTTGATTGGATTAATCTCCGTGTTCGACATTATCACCTACCTGGCAGAGTGTTATCCGAAGGCGACCATGAATCTGCCGCCGCTGCCGGCGCAGGTGATGGACACGGTGGAGGGAGGCTAG
- a CDS encoding 2-oxoacid:acceptor oxidoreductase subunit alpha: MSAVLEPPVDNIDKHLEELDTVTIRFAGDSGDGMQLTGTQFTNTSAIMGNDISTLPDFPAEIRAPAGSLPGVSGFQLNFSNHDIRTPGDQPNVLVAMNPAALKVNLPDLEEGGTIIVNTDEFTKDNLEKAAYHSNPLEDGALTGYRVHQLPISTLNMNALKGAVELSRKEMARSKNFFALGVLYWLYDRPLEPTLDWVRAKFKKNPELVKANEVALKTGYNFAETTEVFTTHYRVKKAVIAPGRYRKITGNEATAIGFVAAAELAGRPLFYGSYPITPASDILHELARHKNFGVKTFQAEDEIAAVCAAIGASFAGHIGLTGTSGPGVALKQEAIGLAVMTELPLVIVNVQRGGPSTGLPTKTEQADLFQAVWGRNGECPAIVIAPATPADCFDMAIESVRLAFKYMVPVFYLSDGYLANGAEPWAVPAIENLARIDVKFTTDPSNFMPYARDEATLARPWALPGTPGLEHRIGGIEKQHITGNVNYDPENHHLMVKLRQEKVDRAVADIPPIEVFGDETGKVLVLGWGSTYGSITSAVEKMRHEGKSVSSAHLRHLNPFPKNLGQVLSGFETVIIPEMNLGQLWTMIRARYLIDAVAFSKVKGRPFQIREIMRKVEEYL, translated from the coding sequence ATGAGCGCAGTCTTAGAACCACCAGTCGATAACATCGACAAACATCTGGAAGAGCTCGACACCGTTACGATCCGGTTTGCCGGGGATTCAGGCGACGGCATGCAGTTGACCGGCACGCAGTTCACGAACACGTCGGCGATCATGGGCAACGACATCTCGACGTTGCCCGACTTTCCGGCCGAGATTCGCGCGCCCGCCGGCAGCTTACCGGGGGTCAGCGGTTTTCAGCTGAATTTTTCCAATCACGACATTCGCACTCCGGGCGATCAACCGAACGTCCTGGTGGCGATGAATCCCGCAGCGCTGAAAGTGAATCTGCCGGACCTGGAAGAAGGCGGCACCATCATCGTCAACACTGATGAGTTCACGAAAGACAATCTCGAGAAGGCCGCCTATCACTCGAACCCTCTCGAAGATGGCGCGCTTACGGGTTATCGCGTGCATCAATTACCGATCTCGACACTGAACATGAACGCGCTGAAAGGTGCGGTCGAGCTTTCACGTAAAGAGATGGCCCGCTCAAAGAACTTCTTCGCGCTCGGCGTTCTGTACTGGCTTTACGATCGGCCGCTTGAGCCGACCCTCGATTGGGTGCGCGCGAAGTTCAAGAAGAATCCGGAGCTGGTTAAGGCAAACGAAGTGGCGCTGAAAACCGGCTACAACTTCGCCGAAACTACCGAAGTTTTCACCACGCATTATCGGGTTAAGAAGGCCGTCATCGCGCCGGGACGTTACCGCAAGATTACGGGCAACGAAGCGACCGCCATCGGTTTTGTAGCCGCTGCCGAACTGGCAGGACGGCCGCTCTTCTACGGTTCGTATCCCATCACGCCGGCCTCGGACATTCTGCACGAGCTGGCGCGTCACAAGAATTTCGGCGTGAAGACGTTTCAAGCTGAAGACGAAATCGCCGCTGTTTGCGCCGCGATCGGCGCGAGCTTTGCCGGCCATATAGGGCTGACCGGAACCTCGGGGCCCGGAGTAGCTCTGAAGCAGGAAGCGATCGGATTGGCGGTGATGACTGAGTTGCCGCTCGTGATTGTAAATGTGCAGCGCGGTGGCCCATCTACCGGCCTGCCGACAAAAACCGAGCAAGCCGATCTGTTCCAGGCCGTCTGGGGTCGTAACGGCGAGTGTCCGGCGATCGTGATCGCTCCCGCCACTCCGGCTGATTGCTTCGACATGGCAATTGAGTCGGTGCGCCTGGCTTTCAAATATATGGTGCCGGTTTTCTATCTCTCTGATGGATACCTCGCGAACGGCGCGGAACCCTGGGCCGTGCCCGCCATCGAGAACCTGGCGCGTATCGATGTCAAATTCACCACCGACCCGTCGAACTTCATGCCCTACGCGCGCGACGAAGCAACGCTCGCGCGCCCGTGGGCCCTGCCCGGCACGCCGGGTTTGGAGCATCGCATCGGCGGCATCGAGAAGCAGCACATCACCGGGAACGTCAATTACGATCCCGAGAATCACCATTTGATGGTGAAGCTGCGCCAGGAAAAAGTTGATCGTGCCGTCGCAGACATTCCGCCGATCGAAGTGTTCGGCGACGAGACTGGAAAAGTTTTGGTGCTGGGCTGGGGATCGACTTACGGCTCGATCACTTCCGCGGTCGAAAAAATGCGCCACGAAGGAAAATCAGTTTCGAGCGCGCACCTGCGTCACTTGAATCCTTTTCCCAAGAACCTCGGCCAGGTCCTTTCCGGATTCGAAACGGTGATCATTCCCGAGATGAACCTCGGGCAGCTGTGGACGATGATTCGCGCCCGCTACTTAATCGACGCGGTCGCCTTCTCAAAGGTCAAAGGCCGGCCATTCCAGATTCGGGAGATCATGCGAAAGGTTGAAGAGTATTTGTGA
- a CDS encoding 2-oxoacid:ferredoxin oxidoreductase subunit beta translates to MSTQGNGPNGNGHGVNVDASVSAESEGGVALFQIAPPPGQMTKKDFVSNQEVRWCPGCGDYAILNNVQKVMPELGIPREKVVFVSGIGCSSRFPYYMNTYGFHSIHGRAPAIATGIKAANPELSVWVITGDGDALSIGGNHFMHVLRRNLDINYILFNNRIYGLTKGQYSPTSVFGQRTKSTPMGVIDYPVNPLSLAIASEATFVARSIDIDVKHLGSVVEAGAKHKGVSFIEVYQNCNIFNDGAFDYFAERSVRQDKVLYLEHGKPMIFGKDRNQGIRMNGAHPEVVTIGENGITEADILVHDINLEDPSVAFMLARMEQPDFPQPVGIFRAVARPSYDQMMTEQIDSAIAKSGPGTLDKLIYSGDMWTVE, encoded by the coding sequence ATGAGCACACAAGGTAACGGTCCAAACGGCAACGGGCACGGCGTGAACGTCGATGCTTCGGTTTCGGCGGAAAGCGAAGGCGGCGTAGCGCTTTTTCAAATCGCGCCTCCGCCGGGTCAGATGACGAAGAAAGACTTCGTCTCAAATCAGGAAGTGCGCTGGTGTCCCGGCTGTGGTGACTACGCCATCCTCAACAACGTGCAAAAAGTTATGCCTGAACTCGGCATTCCACGCGAGAAGGTGGTTTTTGTTTCAGGCATCGGCTGTTCGTCGCGATTTCCCTACTACATGAATACGTACGGGTTTCACAGCATTCACGGACGCGCGCCCGCAATTGCCACCGGAATCAAAGCCGCGAATCCCGAACTGAGCGTGTGGGTGATAACCGGTGACGGCGATGCGCTTTCGATTGGCGGCAATCACTTCATGCACGTGCTGCGGCGCAACCTGGACATCAATTACATTCTTTTCAACAACCGGATTTACGGTCTCACCAAAGGCCAATACAGTCCGACGTCCGTCTTTGGCCAGCGCACAAAATCTACGCCGATGGGCGTTATTGATTATCCGGTGAATCCCCTGTCGCTGGCGATTGCGAGTGAGGCCACCTTCGTGGCGCGCTCGATCGATATCGACGTGAAGCACCTGGGGTCGGTGGTCGAGGCGGGGGCAAAGCACAAAGGCGTTTCTTTCATCGAGGTCTATCAGAACTGCAACATCTTTAACGACGGCGCCTTCGATTACTTTGCTGAGCGCAGCGTGCGCCAGGACAAGGTGCTCTATCTCGAACACGGCAAACCGATGATTTTCGGCAAAGATCGAAATCAGGGGATTCGGATGAATGGCGCGCATCCCGAAGTAGTCACGATCGGCGAGAACGGAATCACCGAAGCCGACATCCTGGTGCATGACATAAACCTTGAGGATCCTTCCGTCGCTTTCATGCTCGCGCGCATGGAGCAACCCGATTTTCCGCAGCCGGTTGGCATCTTCCGTGCGGTCGCCCGACCCAGTTACGATCAGATGATGACCGAACAAATTGATTCGGCCATCGCGAAGTCCGGCCCGGGCACTCTCGACAAACTGATCTATAGCGGCGACATGTGGACGGTCGAATAA
- a CDS encoding CBS domain-containing protein: protein MLCPSCGYDNIEGTDRCVECVTSLRQFDVPRADRAEGLARSVMEDDLNQIEQEFVGVASDTPAVEAIDKMRTAHVGCALVIDDGRLLGIFTERDVLNKLTGKKALAPTTPVKELMSPDPETLRETDSVATALSKMSVGRYRHIPVRKTDGTFAVTSIKHVLKYIAKEDW, encoded by the coding sequence ATGCTCTGTCCATCTTGCGGTTACGACAATATCGAAGGCACTGATCGTTGCGTAGAGTGCGTGACGTCACTGCGTCAGTTCGACGTGCCGCGGGCGGATCGCGCTGAAGGTCTCGCGCGCTCGGTGATGGAAGACGATCTCAACCAGATCGAACAGGAGTTCGTCGGCGTAGCCTCAGACACGCCGGCCGTCGAAGCGATCGACAAAATGAGAACTGCTCACGTCGGCTGCGCGCTGGTGATTGACGATGGACGGTTGCTGGGAATCTTCACTGAGCGTGACGTTCTTAACAAATTAACGGGTAAGAAAGCGCTCGCCCCGACCACACCCGTCAAAGAATTGATGAGCCCCGATCCCGAGACGCTTCGCGAGACCGACTCAGTCGCGACCGCGCTGAGCAAAATGTCGGTCGGCCGCTATCGCCATATTCCCGTGCGCAAGACCGACGGCACATTCGCCGTGACTTCCATCAAGCACGTTCTAAAGTACATCGCCAAAGAAGACTGGTAA